The Pseudomonas sp. TH06 genome has a window encoding:
- a CDS encoding DUF4398 domain-containing protein, which produces MSIRPLFAAVAVLAMAGCATDPAPVEQMRLTEQTITQAKAVGATADDVPEMKLAETKYNRAKGNMADESYRNARMRAEQAELDARLAEAKVLTQKSEEQVNVLNTRIARLRKQLGDAQ; this is translated from the coding sequence GTGAGTATTCGACCTCTTTTCGCGGCTGTGGCCGTTCTGGCCATGGCCGGTTGCGCGACCGATCCGGCACCCGTTGAACAAATGCGCCTGACCGAACAGACCATCACCCAGGCCAAGGCCGTGGGCGCCACCGCTGATGACGTGCCGGAAATGAAACTGGCCGAAACCAAGTACAACCGCGCCAAAGGCAACATGGCCGACGAGTCCTACCGCAATGCGCGCATGCGTGCCGAACAGGCTGAGCTGGATGCGCGTCTGGCAGAAGCCAAAGTGCTGACCCAAAAGAGCGAAGAACAGGTGAATGTGCTCAACACCCGCATCGCCCGTTTGCGCAAGCAGTTGGGAGATGCCCAATGA
- a CDS encoding OmpA family protein, with product MSLKSKVLGGLILAGCASLYGCAGQHSESALQEASADFQKVKEDSNVLRIAPKDVIRAGESLARADRLSTYWGSGSDVVHYAYLSQRYSEIAREHTNQVLNEEHAAKLELERQRLQLALRESKLLSVQQQGKWLEEQIVALATTQTDRGLVMTLGDVLFDTGEAELKNSANRVVLKIVQFLQLNPKRVVRIEGYTDSTGGKQENLKLSRDRAQSVADVLTDLGIDEKRIQVEGYGDEYPVDANASERGRAQNRRVEIVFSDEKGQLGAAR from the coding sequence ATGAGCCTCAAGTCCAAAGTTCTCGGTGGTCTGATTCTCGCCGGTTGCGCCAGCCTGTACGGCTGCGCCGGCCAACACAGCGAATCCGCCCTGCAAGAGGCCAGTGCCGACTTCCAGAAGGTCAAGGAAGACTCCAATGTGCTGCGCATCGCGCCAAAAGATGTAATTCGCGCCGGTGAGTCCCTGGCCCGAGCCGATCGCCTGTCCACTTACTGGGGCAGCGGTTCGGACGTGGTGCACTACGCCTACCTGAGTCAGCGCTACAGTGAAATCGCCCGCGAGCACACCAATCAGGTACTCAACGAAGAACACGCAGCCAAACTCGAACTGGAGCGGCAGCGTCTGCAACTGGCCCTGCGTGAATCGAAACTGCTGAGCGTGCAGCAACAAGGCAAATGGCTCGAAGAGCAGATCGTTGCGCTGGCCACCACGCAGACTGACCGCGGTCTGGTGATGACCCTCGGTGATGTGCTGTTCGACACCGGTGAAGCGGAGCTGAAAAACTCGGCCAATCGCGTGGTCCTGAAGATCGTGCAGTTCCTGCAGTTGAACCCGAAACGCGTGGTACGCATCGAGGGCTACACCGACAGCACCGGCGGTAAACAGGAAAATCTCAAGCTGTCCCGTGACCGCGCGCAATCGGTGGCCGATGTGCTGACGGATCTGGGCATCGACGAAAAACGCATTCAGGTCGAGGGTTACGGCGACGAATACCCGGTGGACGCCAACGCTTCCGAGCGTGGACGCGCCCAGAACCGTCGAGTGGAAATTGTCTTCTCCGACGAAAAAGGCCAGCTCGGCGCCGCCCGCTAA